One window from the genome of SAR202 cluster bacterium encodes:
- a CDS encoding glutamate-5-semialdehyde dehydrogenase: protein MSINFNEICISAKKAAREFSLLDAKQRNQILLRIASRILESKNEILDANKIDYDNAKESGADHHILDRLYLNEERIDAIVDGVYQVVELEDPLDIEYDNSVRPNGLNVSKISVPLGVIGAIYESRPNVTLDIVALCVKSGNVSILKGGSDTLSSNNAIVSSIHRAFGDLKLNPDIVQFINSSDRKYVDLMLNAVGYIDLIIPRGGSQLVNMVREKSRVPAITGGIGVCHVYVDESADIDKAVEIIYNSKVQRPSVCNALDTVIFNQNINKDIILNTVKKLVESKVEIRADDQSYEILSSLNKDYPNSIYVATDEDWGQEFLSLKLSVRMTDSLENAIEYINNYGGHSEAIISENQDNTARFLKAIDSSAVFVNASTRFNDGGELGLGAEVAISTSKIHARGPMGIKDLTSYKWIIIGEGQTRN, encoded by the coding sequence ATGAGTATAAATTTTAACGAAATTTGTATATCTGCAAAAAAAGCTGCAAGAGAATTTTCATTACTTGATGCTAAGCAAAGAAATCAAATATTGCTTCGTATCGCTTCAAGAATATTAGAATCCAAAAATGAAATACTAGATGCAAATAAAATTGATTATGATAATGCTAAAGAAAGTGGTGCAGATCATCATATCTTAGATCGATTATATTTAAATGAAGAAAGAATAGATGCAATAGTTGATGGGGTTTATCAGGTAGTTGAATTAGAGGATCCACTGGATATTGAATATGATAATTCTGTTAGACCAAATGGTTTAAACGTTAGTAAAATATCAGTACCTCTTGGTGTAATTGGAGCTATTTATGAAAGTAGACCAAATGTCACACTTGATATAGTGGCTTTGTGTGTGAAATCAGGAAATGTCAGTATACTAAAGGGGGGGTCTGATACACTTAGTAGCAATAATGCGATTGTATCTTCTATTCATAGAGCTTTTGGCGATTTGAAACTTAATCCAGATATTGTGCAATTTATAAATAGTTCCGATCGTAAATACGTAGATTTGATGCTGAATGCCGTTGGTTATATTGATTTGATTATTCCCAGAGGTGGATCTCAGTTAGTTAATATGGTTCGAGAGAAATCAAGAGTACCTGCTATTACGGGCGGTATAGGAGTTTGTCATGTCTATGTTGATGAAAGTGCAGATATAGATAAAGCTGTTGAAATAATTTACAATTCCAAGGTTCAAAGACCAAGCGTTTGTAATGCACTCGATACAGTAATTTTTAACCAAAATATAAATAAGGATATAATCCTCAATACTGTAAAAAAATTAGTTGAGTCAAAGGTCGAAATCCGCGCAGATGATCAAAGTTATGAAATTCTTTCCTCATTAAACAAAGATTATCCTAATAGTATTTATGTGGCAACTGATGAAGATTGGGGGCAAGAATTTTTATCACTCAAATTGTCAGTAAGAATGACTGACTCGTTAGAAAATGCAATTGAATATATAAATAATTATGGCGGGCATTCAGAGGCAATTATTTCTGAAAACCAAGATAATACGGCACGATTTTTAAAAGCTATTGATTCTTCAGCAGTTTTTGTGAATGCTAGTACTCGATTTAATGATGGTGGGGAGCTTGGTTTAGGAGCGGAAGTAGCTATTAGCACATCTAAAATTCATGCTAGGGGACCAATGGGAATAAAAGACCTCACTAGTTACAAGTGGATTATTATTGGTGAAGGACAAACCCGGAATTAA
- a CDS encoding sortase codes for MNSLFNFASRYKSRSILLYTLLFMGLFLVFITIVFLIYRSQASIQLSKLNYDTTISENNLSNTTPSEVTTKNPVTTLPIDPNGLPESNSLIQYNSPSQYSMFPSKASPTNWDLYLGKEALSLPKDNIDLEYYDKWTSFYLDKKFLVDGISKLNKIYIPSISVDSPLEGLEIKDVGNSKEYETPDKIVGYIPSTIQSDKKNIWFFGHLESPLHREGSVFNKLPEIPDLLRAGEDVFVYFDDEFFMYKYKVISSLVIHEDELNLYDSDRYSLTLVTCVPKWVYDHRLVLTAELYSYAVK; via the coding sequence ATGAATTCTTTATTTAATTTTGCCAGCAGATATAAATCTCGTAGTATATTGTTATATACTTTGTTATTTATGGGTTTATTTTTGGTTTTTATTACAATTGTTTTTTTGATTTATCGTTCTCAAGCAAGTATTCAATTGTCCAAATTAAATTACGATACTACAATTTCTGAAAATAATTTATCAAATACAACTCCTTCTGAAGTAACAACTAAAAACCCGGTAACTACTTTGCCTATCGATCCTAATGGATTACCAGAATCTAATTCTCTTATTCAGTATAACTCTCCCTCGCAATATAGTATGTTTCCTTCAAAAGCTTCTCCAACCAATTGGGATTTATACTTGGGAAAAGAAGCATTATCTCTTCCGAAAGATAATATTGATTTGGAATATTATGATAAATGGACTTCATTTTATCTAGACAAAAAATTTCTTGTTGACGGGATATCGAAATTGAACAAAATTTATATTCCATCTATATCTGTTGATTCACCTCTTGAAGGGTTGGAAATAAAGGATGTTGGTAATTCTAAGGAGTATGAAACTCCAGATAAAATTGTTGGTTATATTCCTTCAACAATACAATCGGACAAAAAGAATATATGGTTTTTTGGTCATTTGGAAAGCCCTTTACATAGAGAAGGGTCTGTATTTAATAAACTTCCTGAAATACCAGATCTATTAAGAGCTGGTGAAGATGTATTTGTATATTTTGATGACGAATTCTTTATGTATAAATATAAAGTAATTTCTTCTTTAGTTATCCACGAAGATGAGTTGAATTTATATGACTCAGATAGATATTCGTTGACTTTAGTAACATGTGTTCCTAAATGGGTATATGACCATAGATTAGTTCTAACTGCAGAATTATATTCATATGCTGTAAAATGA
- a CDS encoding aminodeoxychorismate/anthranilate synthase component II, with amino-acid sequence MIALIDNYDSFTYNLYQYILEIRPDVQVFRNDKVSLEDIIELDPSHLIISPGPCTPLEAGVSVDIIQELSQHIPTLGVCLGHQCIGHVFGAKVSYAGEIKHGKTSAIHHDGNGLFNGIPSPFQGIRYHSLAVEKDTIPEELVVTAWTENDLVMGLRHKKYPIEGVQFHPESIMTEYGKQIINNFFEKYK; translated from the coding sequence ATGATAGCTTTAATTGATAACTATGATAGCTTTACATACAACTTATACCAATACATATTGGAGATAAGGCCTGATGTTCAAGTTTTCAGAAATGATAAAGTTTCTTTAGAAGATATAATTGAATTAGATCCTTCTCATCTCATCATATCTCCTGGCCCATGTACCCCGTTAGAAGCAGGTGTTTCTGTGGATATTATACAAGAATTATCACAACATATTCCTACCCTTGGTGTATGTTTAGGACATCAATGTATCGGTCATGTATTTGGGGCCAAGGTGTCTTATGCCGGAGAAATAAAACATGGTAAAACTTCTGCAATTCACCATGATGGAAATGGTCTTTTTAATGGCATTCCTTCACCTTTTCAAGGAATAAGATACCATTCACTTGCTGTGGAAAAAGATACAATACCAGAAGAATTAGTCGTTACTGCTTGGACAGAGAATGATTTAGTTATGGGGTTACGCCACAAAAAATATCCTATTGAAGGAGTGCAGTTTCATCCAGAATCAATAATGACTGAATATGGTAAACAGATCATAAATAATTTTTTTGAAAAATATAAATGA
- a CDS encoding MFS transporter, with translation MNFHKNIFYGWYVAFAAFLLGSLSYGFGVVSFGVFLGAMTTSLGWSSGLLSGIYVAGRLLGLLVNPIVGFTLDKHGPKKIIFLGVILVFLGSIFVFYTTNFWFFFIIYSLFISVGFICLGHTVSDSTVSKWFITKRNRAMAISTMGLSFGGIVIPIPVSLVIEQYGWQSGWLVVGVSVLILGSFAGFIMYKDPESIGLLPDGKNANSLKNTQDNTGISEEINFSLTDSAKHRAFWYIAIGTTLAGTAINGVNIHLISYLYHFGLTLSQSAILLSSLYFISTIAKPMWAVINEKLPTRYCLSLCYLGGGIGLLLLLIANTIAGIIVFVFVYGLTRGAQSFMSALIWPDYFGREHIGSIRGTVTSMGIIASAGGPLLAGVLFDVFGSYNIPFLIFVIFFFISSFFILIAKKPTI, from the coding sequence TTGAATTTTCATAAAAATATCTTTTATGGTTGGTACGTTGCATTTGCAGCTTTTCTACTCGGAAGTCTTTCATATGGTTTTGGAGTTGTAAGTTTTGGCGTGTTTTTAGGCGCGATGACAACAAGTTTGGGATGGAGCTCTGGATTACTTTCTGGTATATATGTTGCTGGTAGGTTATTAGGTTTATTAGTTAATCCAATTGTTGGTTTTACTCTAGATAAACATGGCCCCAAAAAAATCATATTTTTAGGAGTTATTTTAGTATTTTTAGGTTCAATATTTGTATTTTATACTACGAACTTCTGGTTTTTTTTCATTATTTATTCATTATTTATTAGCGTGGGTTTTATTTGCTTGGGGCATACTGTTTCTGACAGTACTGTTTCTAAATGGTTTATAACAAAACGTAACAGAGCTATGGCTATTTCTACTATGGGTTTATCGTTTGGTGGAATCGTAATACCTATACCTGTTTCACTTGTTATAGAACAATATGGTTGGCAGTCTGGATGGTTAGTAGTTGGTGTTAGTGTTTTAATCTTAGGTTCTTTTGCAGGATTCATTATGTATAAGGACCCTGAATCTATTGGTCTTTTACCTGACGGTAAAAATGCTAATTCTTTAAAAAACACACAAGATAACACAGGTATCTCTGAAGAAATAAACTTTTCATTAACTGATTCAGCTAAACATCGTGCCTTTTGGTATATTGCAATCGGTACTACTTTAGCTGGAACTGCTATTAATGGAGTAAATATCCATTTAATCTCTTATTTATATCATTTTGGTTTAACATTAAGTCAGTCTGCGATATTACTCAGTTCATTATATTTTATATCAACTATAGCTAAGCCAATGTGGGCTGTAATAAATGAAAAACTACCTACTAGATATTGTTTATCATTATGTTATTTAGGTGGAGGTATTGGTCTTTTATTATTATTAATAGCTAATACAATTGCAGGTATAATTGTATTTGTTTTTGTTTATGGTTTAACTAGAGGTGCGCAATCATTTATGTCTGCTCTAATTTGGCCAGATTATTTTGGAAGAGAACATATAGGTTCAATTAGAGGGACTGTTACAAGTATGGGAATAATAGCATCGGCTGGAGGGCCTTTGTTGGCAGGAGTGTTATTTGATGTTTTCGGGTCTTATAATATTCCGTTTCTAATATTTGTTATATTTTTTTTCATCTCAAGTTTTTTTATATTAATAGCTAAAAAGCCAACTATTTAG
- a CDS encoding thiamine pyrophosphate-binding protein, which yields MENMKAGRAVIELLRAEQVEYLFGVTGLTTNSMVTETYGREDIKFIDTRHEEGAALMAYGFSKVTGKPSVCMTTSGAGTINLAGGISLAYKGRAPVVIISGDTAMEYIGRDGSQAFDLVNILKPLTKIAVQANTTARVPSLIRDSFRTALSGKQGPVLLDIPRDLLDKEMISDDFLKPDSYRSISRTQGDEQSIQLASQLLLNAKSPLLLAGGGVLDSEASKEAVALAELLDMAIVPSYGHHDAVPNSHPNYVGPPGARGSGEAHEAMNKADVILALGTRINQASTAWDYSIINPSTKIIQIDIDPIEIGRNYPVAVGIVGDAAAIGQQLIKHISSISPQGNSLPEWKQTFTNLAQSRLNRLKEEENISETPIMPQQVFPEFNKIFPEDAMITIDAGVAPGLSYDRLKFEHPRTMFNYVGQGALGMGYSVGLGTKLGRPNKTAISIHGDGGFLYTCGEINTAVRHNIPLVSIVLNNNCMGAEKSQQKNLHEEHYVGVNLTNPRFDKLAEVFGAKGFYIEKPDQISDAVNEAIKSGMPSVIEIPVQEYFPPAAPTGL from the coding sequence ATGGAAAACATGAAGGCCGGTCGAGCAGTGATAGAGTTATTAAGAGCTGAACAAGTTGAATACTTATTTGGTGTAACTGGCCTTACCACAAATAGTATGGTAACTGAAACTTATGGTAGAGAAGATATTAAATTTATTGACACTAGACATGAAGAAGGTGCCGCTCTGATGGCATATGGTTTTTCTAAAGTTACAGGAAAACCATCTGTGTGTATGACAACTTCTGGCGCTGGAACAATTAATTTGGCTGGAGGAATATCTCTAGCTTATAAAGGTCGAGCCCCTGTAGTAATAATATCTGGTGATACAGCTATGGAATATATTGGAAGAGACGGCTCTCAAGCATTCGATTTAGTAAATATATTAAAACCTCTCACAAAAATTGCAGTACAGGCTAATACTACAGCTAGGGTACCGTCGCTCATTCGAGATTCATTCAGAACAGCTCTTTCTGGTAAACAAGGTCCTGTTTTACTTGATATACCTAGAGACCTTTTAGATAAAGAAATGATTTCAGATGATTTTTTAAAACCAGATTCATATAGGTCAATTAGTCGTACTCAAGGAGATGAACAATCAATCCAGTTAGCTTCACAATTGTTGTTAAATGCTAAATCCCCACTATTGCTTGCGGGTGGTGGAGTATTAGATTCTGAAGCGTCTAAGGAAGCTGTAGCATTAGCAGAGTTACTTGATATGGCGATTGTACCATCATATGGACATCACGACGCAGTCCCCAATAGCCATCCAAATTATGTGGGTCCTCCTGGAGCTAGAGGTTCTGGAGAGGCTCATGAAGCAATGAATAAAGCAGATGTTATTCTGGCCCTAGGAACAAGAATAAATCAAGCATCTACTGCTTGGGATTATAGTATCATTAACCCATCAACTAAAATAATCCAAATTGATATAGACCCTATTGAGATTGGAAGAAATTATCCAGTAGCAGTAGGTATAGTAGGAGATGCAGCTGCAATTGGTCAGCAACTTATTAAACACATCTCATCCATATCTCCTCAAGGAAATAGTCTTCCGGAATGGAAGCAAACTTTCACAAACTTGGCACAATCTAGGTTAAACAGACTAAAGGAAGAGGAAAATATATCAGAAACCCCAATTATGCCCCAACAAGTTTTTCCAGAATTCAATAAAATTTTCCCTGAAGACGCAATGATTACTATAGATGCAGGCGTAGCTCCTGGTTTATCTTATGACAGGCTCAAATTTGAACACCCTAGAACTATGTTCAATTATGTTGGGCAAGGTGCATTGGGAATGGGATACAGTGTAGGTCTTGGTACAAAATTAGGACGTCCCAACAAAACTGCAATTTCAATCCATGGTGATGGGGGATTTTTATACACTTGTGGTGAAATTAACACAGCTGTACGACATAATATCCCTTTAGTAAGTATTGTATTAAATAATAATTGTATGGGTGCTGAAAAATCACAGCAAAAAAACCTTCATGAAGAGCATTACGTAGGAGTAAATCTCACGAACCCAAGATTTGATAAACTAGCAGAAGTATTTGGAGCAAAAGGTTTTTATATAGAAAAACCTGATCAAATAAGTGATGCAGTAAATGAGGCTATAAAATCAGGAATGCCAAGTGTGATTGAGATTCCAGTACAAGAATACTTTCCGCCAGCCGCACCAACAGGTTTATAG
- a CDS encoding transketolase yields the protein MTNNNNQNVDLKKVSSNLRRDILMMITNVNSGHAGGSLSELEILITLYNSILNIDPRNPNDKNRDRFILSKGHASPGMYAVLSNKGFFPRSDLGGFRKLGSHLQGHTHIGTPGVEMSAGSLGQGLSFGVGIALAEKIDNLKYNTYVLLGDGECEEGQIWEAAMSASHYNLSKLTAIVDRNKIQNDRFTDEVSSLEPLGNKWSSFGWSVIRCNGHSTKSLESSFKKAISDTNKPTVIIADTVKGKGVSFMENNPGFHGKAPSVEQLIDALHELKFSKKSVLEAGKQMNISDSLLSKLSENY from the coding sequence ATGACAAATAACAATAACCAAAATGTTGATTTAAAAAAAGTATCCTCAAATTTGCGGCGCGACATATTAATGATGATAACCAACGTTAATAGCGGCCATGCAGGAGGTTCTCTTTCAGAATTAGAAATCCTGATTACCTTGTATAATTCAATACTTAATATTGATCCAAGAAACCCAAATGATAAAAATAGAGATCGGTTTATATTAAGTAAAGGACATGCAAGCCCTGGCATGTATGCAGTTCTCTCAAACAAAGGTTTTTTCCCTAGAAGTGATTTGGGCGGTTTTAGAAAATTAGGAAGTCATTTACAAGGCCATACGCATATTGGTACACCAGGAGTCGAAATGTCTGCCGGATCTCTTGGACAAGGGTTGTCATTCGGTGTAGGGATAGCATTAGCCGAAAAAATTGACAATCTAAAATACAACACATATGTATTATTAGGCGACGGCGAATGTGAAGAAGGGCAAATTTGGGAAGCAGCAATGTCTGCATCACATTACAACCTATCTAAACTCACAGCAATTGTAGATAGAAATAAAATACAAAATGATAGATTTACAGATGAAGTTTCTTCATTAGAACCTCTCGGAAATAAATGGAGTTCATTTGGCTGGAGTGTAATTAGATGTAATGGACATAGTACTAAATCACTAGAATCGAGTTTTAAAAAAGCTATTTCTGACACTAATAAGCCAACTGTAATAATCGCCGACACAGTCAAAGGTAAAGGTGTAAGTTTTATGGAAAATAATCCTGGGTTCCATGGTAAAGCCCCATCTGTTGAACAATTAATAGATGCTCTACACGAACTCAAATTTTCAAAAAAATCAGTTTTAGAAGCTGGTAAACAAATGAATATTTCAGACTCATTACTATCAAAATTATCTGAAAATTATTAA
- the trpE gene encoding anthranilate synthase component I — MYHPTIESVKNIANQGYNLIPIYREINADLDTPVSVYLKIARDKYSFLLESVEGGERQARFSFIGCDPYKVIETGKGTDNGEVDPLNLIESELGQYNAYPSEDLPRFLGGAVGYLSYDTIRYFEPRINLPDFDPIGIPESILLLTDTVIVFDHIRHVIKVVSHVRTEGDIQENYNEAVNKIEVIIKDLSKSLSVYNDNHDKNLQFVSETKVNFELPEYSKIIEKCRDYIIAGDVIQVVVSKRTSKTTQAHPFNIYRSLRKLNPSPYMYYLNFGEFNIIGASPEALVRVEDRYIYSYPLAGTSPRGDTKEQDNELEKKLLADQKERAEHIMLVDLARNDVGRVAQTGSVEVVDLMRIVKYSHVMHIESEVRGILRDDCTIYDALRSCLPAGTLSGAPKVRAMEIIYEMENAKRGPYGGAIGYFSFNGNMDTAIPIRTIVYKDNTAYIQAGGGIVFDSEPESEYQETINKASAPLRAIEHADEFDQYTN, encoded by the coding sequence ATGTATCATCCAACAATTGAAAGTGTAAAAAATATAGCAAATCAAGGTTATAATTTGATTCCGATATATCGTGAAATCAATGCTGATCTTGATACTCCGGTTTCTGTATATTTAAAAATTGCAAGAGATAAATATTCCTTTTTATTAGAAAGTGTTGAAGGTGGGGAACGACAAGCTCGTTTTAGTTTTATTGGTTGTGACCCATACAAAGTTATTGAAACAGGGAAGGGAACAGATAATGGCGAAGTTGACCCTTTAAATTTGATTGAATCTGAATTAGGGCAATATAATGCCTATCCATCAGAAGATTTACCTCGATTTTTAGGCGGGGCAGTTGGTTACTTGTCTTATGATACTATACGTTATTTTGAACCAAGAATTAATTTGCCAGATTTCGATCCCATTGGTATACCTGAGTCAATATTGCTGTTAACAGATACTGTTATTGTTTTTGACCATATAAGACATGTTATTAAAGTTGTTTCACATGTTAGAACTGAAGGGGATATTCAAGAAAATTATAATGAAGCTGTAAACAAAATTGAAGTAATTATAAAAGATTTGTCTAAGTCGCTATCAGTTTATAATGATAATCATGATAAAAATCTTCAATTTGTCTCAGAAACAAAAGTTAATTTTGAATTACCAGAATATTCTAAAATTATTGAAAAATGTAGAGATTATATTATAGCTGGCGATGTGATTCAGGTTGTAGTTTCTAAAAGGACTTCCAAAACAACACAAGCTCATCCTTTCAATATTTATCGATCATTGCGAAAATTAAATCCTTCACCATATATGTATTATCTTAATTTCGGTGAATTCAATATAATTGGAGCCTCCCCAGAGGCTTTAGTTAGAGTAGAAGATAGATATATCTATAGTTACCCATTAGCTGGAACAAGCCCTCGAGGTGATACGAAGGAACAAGACAATGAATTAGAAAAGAAGCTATTAGCAGATCAAAAAGAGAGAGCTGAACATATTATGTTAGTAGATTTAGCTCGTAACGATGTTGGAAGAGTAGCCCAAACAGGTTCTGTAGAGGTAGTAGACTTGATGAGAATAGTTAAATATTCTCATGTTATGCATATTGAATCAGAAGTTAGAGGAATATTAAGAGACGATTGTACGATTTATGATGCTCTTCGGTCTTGTCTCCCTGCGGGAACACTATCTGGAGCCCCCAAAGTTAGGGCAATGGAAATTATATATGAAATGGAAAATGCAAAACGTGGCCCATATGGTGGGGCAATTGGATATTTTAGTTTTAATGGGAATATGGATACTGCAATACCAATTCGAACAATAGTATATAAGGATAATACTGCATATATCCAAGCTGGTGGTGGAATAGTTTTTGATAGTGAACCTGAATCAGAATATCAAGAAACTATCAATAAAGCCTCTGCCCCCTTAAGAGCAATTGAACACGCTGATGAATTTGATCAATATACAAATTAA
- the trpS gene encoding tryptophan--tRNA ligase has translation MKKRILTGIRPTGKLHLGHYVGALENWIRLQEEYDCFFLIADYQALGDHIDEMENIKIAVRDVVLDWLSVGLDPIKSTFVVQSYVPEHAELAMLLSMLTPLGMLERNPTLKSERERISNTSLSVGFYTYPVSQVADILLPKADLVPVGEDQLPHIEMTREIARRFNNRYGNVFPEPDSLVGRVSRLLGTDGQSKMSKSIGNVIYLSDDPDTVSKKIMSMYTDPTRLRATDPGHVEGNPVFQYHDAFNTDTAEVNDLKDRYLQGKVGDVEVKQKLILAINKFLDPIRERRSKYENDINFVDECINEGSAKGKITAAKTMSEVREKMGLNYVSSNN, from the coding sequence ATGAAAAAGAGAATTTTAACTGGTATAAGACCAACAGGAAAGTTACATTTAGGACATTATGTGGGAGCCTTGGAAAATTGGATTCGCCTTCAAGAAGAGTACGATTGTTTTTTTCTCATCGCTGATTATCAAGCATTAGGTGACCATATTGATGAAATGGAGAACATAAAAATAGCAGTTCGCGACGTAGTTTTAGACTGGTTAAGTGTAGGTCTAGATCCAATCAAATCTACATTTGTTGTACAAAGTTATGTTCCGGAGCACGCTGAACTTGCTATGCTTCTTTCAATGCTGACCCCATTAGGAATGCTGGAACGAAACCCCACATTAAAATCAGAAAGAGAAAGAATATCAAATACAAGCTTATCAGTTGGGTTTTATACTTACCCAGTAAGTCAAGTTGCTGATATTCTTCTTCCTAAAGCTGATTTGGTCCCAGTTGGAGAAGATCAGTTGCCACATATTGAAATGACGAGAGAGATTGCTAGAAGGTTTAATAATAGATATGGAAATGTTTTTCCTGAGCCTGATAGTTTAGTTGGGCGAGTATCTCGTTTGTTGGGCACAGACGGACAATCTAAAATGAGTAAAAGTATAGGAAATGTTATTTATTTATCTGACGATCCTGATACTGTAAGTAAAAAAATTATGTCTATGTATACTGATCCTACTAGATTAAGAGCCACTGATCCAGGTCATGTTGAAGGGAATCCTGTCTTTCAATATCATGATGCTTTTAATACTGATACAGCAGAAGTTAATGATCTTAAGGATCGTTATTTACAAGGTAAAGTGGGAGATGTTGAAGTTAAACAAAAACTCATATTGGCGATTAACAAATTTCTAGATCCAATAAGAGAAAGACGCTCCAAGTATGAAAATGATATAAATTTTGTTGATGAATGTATCAATGAGGGTTCAGCAAAAGGTAAAATAACTGCTGCAAAAACTATGTCGGAAGTTCGAGAAAAAATGGGTTTAAATTATGTATCATCCAACAATTGA
- a CDS encoding transketolase family protein translates to MESIATREAFGKALLELGHKNNDIVVVGGDLNVSTFAHLFGHEFPDRFFDFGPAEQNIMSVAAGLASCGKIAVATTFAVFGTGRPFDQIRMQIAQPHANVKIVCSHAGLTVGEDGSSAQSIEDIGLMCTLPGFNVIIPSDGPEAAQAIKTAIETPGPFYIRTSRASSPIIHDDNYKFELGKAEILHDGKDATILACGIMVSAALEAKDNLLRSGIDCSVINLSNLSPLDTNTILNQAHKTGAFVTAEEHYIRGGLNSLVSQLITSNYPIPIEPVALTSYGESGESSELLQKYNLTAASIENAVQKVLQRKS, encoded by the coding sequence ATGGAGTCAATTGCAACAAGAGAAGCATTTGGTAAAGCATTACTCGAACTAGGCCACAAAAATAACGATATTGTTGTTGTCGGAGGGGATTTAAATGTTTCAACATTTGCTCATCTATTTGGCCATGAATTTCCTGACCGTTTTTTTGATTTTGGTCCCGCTGAACAAAACATTATGAGTGTTGCAGCAGGACTTGCTTCCTGTGGGAAAATAGCTGTTGCTACCACTTTTGCAGTTTTTGGCACTGGCAGACCATTTGATCAAATTAGAATGCAAATTGCCCAGCCACACGCAAATGTAAAAATTGTATGTAGCCATGCGGGTCTAACTGTGGGAGAAGATGGAAGTTCTGCACAATCTATCGAGGATATAGGTTTAATGTGTACTCTACCTGGGTTCAATGTAATTATACCCTCTGACGGCCCTGAAGCAGCACAGGCAATAAAAACTGCTATAGAAACTCCTGGCCCCTTTTATATTCGTACATCTAGAGCATCATCACCGATAATCCACGATGATAATTACAAATTTGAATTAGGAAAAGCAGAAATTTTACATGATGGTAAGGATGCAACAATACTTGCATGTGGCATAATGGTTTCTGCTGCATTAGAAGCAAAAGATAATTTACTGAGATCTGGTATAGACTGCTCTGTAATTAATCTGTCAAATTTGTCCCCGCTTGATACTAATACTATTTTAAATCAAGCTCACAAAACAGGAGCTTTTGTTACCGCAGAAGAACATTATATACGTGGAGGATTAAATAGCCTCGTGTCACAACTAATTACTTCTAACTATCCAATACCAATCGAGCCTGTTGCTCTAACAAGCTATGGAGAATCAGGAGAATCCTCCGAACTTTTACAAAAATACAACTTAACTGCAGCAAGTATTGAAAACGCTGTACAGAAAGTTTTGCAAAGAAAATCTTAG